In Virgibacillus sp. NKC19-16, a single genomic region encodes these proteins:
- a CDS encoding metallophosphoesterase, which yields MNRRTFLKKALGSFLALVGLSGGTYYYAREIEPSLLHINENNITSNKIPALFHNFKIVQFSDTHIGFHYTLEQFNELVAEINALEPDLIVFTGDLVDNPFNYHWSDNLTELLNKLNASHGKYWIYGNHDHGGYGTEIVKDVMDQANFNLLINSHSIIEKDNEHIVLAGIDDVMLGHPDLNTTLHQVNSDLFTILLAHEPDYADTTANFPVDIQLSGHSHGGQVRFPFIGHLHTPLYAQKYVEGKYTFDNERLSLYVNRGIGTTRLPYRFLCRPEIHVFTLNSVT from the coding sequence ATGAACAGACGAACGTTCTTGAAGAAAGCACTTGGCAGTTTTTTAGCACTTGTTGGTCTAAGTGGCGGTACATACTATTACGCCCGGGAAATTGAACCGTCATTGCTTCATATAAATGAAAATAATATTACATCTAATAAGATTCCAGCTTTATTTCATAATTTCAAAATCGTACAATTCTCCGATACACACATCGGTTTTCATTACACACTCGAACAATTTAATGAATTAGTAGCGGAAATTAACGCACTTGAACCAGATTTAATTGTGTTTACAGGGGATCTTGTCGATAACCCCTTTAATTACCATTGGAGTGATAATCTAACGGAACTATTAAACAAATTAAACGCTTCACATGGGAAATACTGGATATACGGTAATCATGACCATGGTGGTTATGGTACTGAAATAGTTAAGGATGTAATGGATCAAGCTAATTTTAACCTATTAATAAATAGTCATTCCATTATTGAAAAGGATAACGAACACATCGTATTAGCTGGTATAGATGATGTCATGCTTGGTCATCCGGACTTGAACACAACCCTGCATCAAGTTAATTCCGATCTATTTACTATTTTGCTGGCACATGAGCCGGATTATGCGGATACAACGGCGAATTTTCCTGTGGATATTCAATTATCGGGACATAGCCATGGTGGACAAGTTCGGTTTCCGTTTATCGGCCATTTGCACACACCACTATATGCGCAAAAATATGTAGAAGGTAAGTACACCTTCGATAATGAAAGACTCTCACTATATGTCAATCGCGGTATCGGAACAACTCGACTGCCTTATCGTTTTTTATGCAGACCTGAAATTCATGTATTCACATTAAATAGTGTAACCTGA